A stretch of Bradyrhizobium sp. AZCC 2262 DNA encodes these proteins:
- a CDS encoding CoxG family protein — protein sequence MAMTMNGEVQLAASREAVWAKLNDPEVLKACIPGCEELEKTEDNGFRATAKMKVGPVSARFKGKVNLSDLDPPNGYKISGEGEGGVAGFAKGGATVALAEKDGGTLLSYNVEAQIGGKLAQLGQRLINGAAKKLADEFFANFAKAVQG from the coding sequence ATGGCCATGACAATGAACGGCGAAGTCCAGCTTGCGGCGTCGCGCGAGGCGGTGTGGGCCAAGCTGAACGATCCGGAAGTGCTGAAGGCCTGTATCCCCGGCTGCGAGGAACTGGAAAAGACCGAGGACAATGGCTTCCGCGCCACCGCCAAAATGAAGGTCGGGCCGGTCTCCGCCCGCTTCAAGGGCAAGGTCAATTTGAGCGATCTCGATCCACCCAATGGCTACAAGATCTCGGGCGAAGGCGAGGGCGGCGTCGCCGGCTTTGCCAAGGGTGGCGCCACCGTGGCGCTCGCCGAAAAGGATGGCGGTACCCTGCTGAGCTATAATGTCGAGGCGCAGATCGGCGGCAAGCTCGCCCAGCTCGGCCAGCGCCTGATCAACGGCGCGGCCAAGAAACTGGCCGACGAGTTCTTCGCCAATTTCGCCAAGGCCGTGCAAGGGTGA
- a CDS encoding (2Fe-2S)-binding protein, whose protein sequence is MAKISLIVNGNPVNANIDPRTLLVQFLRENLRLTGTHVGCDTSQCGACVVHLDGKAVKSCTTLAVMADGHEVKTIEGLAADGAPLHPMQEAFREHHGLQCGFCTPGMIMTAVDLVHRKGHDLSDHVIREELEGNLCRCTGYQNIVASIAAGAKAMGKSDLA, encoded by the coding sequence ATGGCCAAGATTTCCCTGATCGTGAACGGTAACCCCGTAAACGCCAATATCGACCCCCGTACCCTCCTGGTCCAGTTTCTGCGGGAAAATCTGCGGCTGACGGGCACCCATGTCGGCTGCGATACCTCGCAATGCGGCGCCTGCGTCGTGCATCTCGACGGCAAGGCGGTGAAGTCCTGCACCACGCTCGCGGTCATGGCCGACGGCCATGAGGTCAAGACCATCGAGGGCCTGGCCGCCGACGGCGCGCCGCTGCATCCGATGCAGGAAGCCTTCCGGGAACATCACGGCCTGCAGTGCGGCTTCTGCACCCCCGGCATGATCATGACCGCGGTCGATCTGGTCCATCGCAAGGGCCATGACCTCTCCGACCACGTCATTCGCGAAGAGCTTGAAGGCAATCTGTGCCGCTGCACCGGCTATCAGAACATCGTTGCCTCGATCGCCGCGGGCGCCAAGGCGATGGGCAAGTCCGATCTCGCTTAA
- the pcaD gene encoding 3-oxoadipate enol-lactonase — protein MPMIDADGCLLNVSVEGRDGGPTLMLSNSLGATMQMWEPQMKALTQVFRVIRYDRRGHGKSSVPPGPYSLERFGRDVLAILDDLNIAKAHWCGLSMGGMVGQWLGANAPDRFGKIVLANTTCHYPDPTRWNDRIKAVKQGGIAAVADAVMAGWLTADFREREPQIAANMKAMMLTTPVEGYIACCEALSTLDQRELLPRIKSPTLVIAGRHDMSTTVADAEFMRSRIPGASMTILDAAHISNVEQSHAFTDALVGFLTQR, from the coding sequence ATGCCGATGATCGACGCCGACGGGTGCCTGCTCAACGTATCCGTCGAGGGCCGCGACGGCGGACCGACGCTGATGCTGTCGAATTCGCTGGGCGCGACCATGCAGATGTGGGAGCCGCAGATGAAGGCGCTGACGCAGGTATTCCGCGTCATCCGCTACGACCGGCGCGGCCATGGCAAATCGAGCGTGCCGCCCGGGCCGTATTCACTGGAGCGTTTCGGCCGCGACGTGCTGGCGATCCTCGACGACCTCAACATCGCCAAAGCCCATTGGTGCGGGCTGTCGATGGGCGGCATGGTCGGGCAATGGCTGGGCGCCAACGCGCCTGACAGGTTCGGCAAGATCGTGCTGGCCAACACCACCTGCCACTACCCGGACCCGACGCGCTGGAACGACCGCATCAAGGCGGTGAAGCAAGGCGGCATCGCAGCCGTCGCCGACGCCGTGATGGCGGGCTGGCTGACGGCGGATTTTCGCGAGCGCGAGCCGCAGATCGCGGCCAACATGAAGGCGATGATGCTGACCACGCCGGTCGAGGGCTACATCGCCTGCTGCGAGGCGCTGTCGACGCTCGACCAGCGCGAACTGCTGCCCAGGATCAAGAGCCCGACGCTGGTGATCGCGGGCCGCCACGACATGTCGACGACGGTCGCGGACGCCGAATTCATGCGCAGCCGGATTCCCGGCGCCAGCATGACCATTCTCGATGCGGCGCATATTTCCAACGTCGAGCAATCGCACGCGTTCACCGACGCGCTGGTGGGCTTTTTGACGCAACGCTAG
- a CDS encoding 3-carboxy-cis,cis-muconate cycloisomerase has product MSTSLSPLLAPMLSSAAMRAICDDAAALQNMLDFEAALARAEAALGVIPASAAGPITNACRAESFDLAALAEAATRSGNLAIPLVKALTSNVAKADAEAARYVHWGATSQDVIDSGAMLGLRAGIDALLGDINRAIAGFAGLARQHRNTPVVARTWLQHALPMPFGLKLAEYAAALHRSKLRLQRLRSETLALQFGGAAGTLAALGDNGLKVAEGLAAELKLPLPDAPWHTHRDRFAEAASVLAIVAGTCGKIARDVSLMMQTDVGEAFEPSGEGRGGSSTMPHKRNPVAAASALAAATMAPNLAATILAAQVQDHERSAGPWHAEWPTLPTLLLVTSGGLAAIVDIAEGLEIDAARMRSNLDATHGLIMAEAVTFALADKIGKSDAHHLIEAASKKAVKDKKHLRDVLTADAKITAQLGADNIAKLFEPMAYQGASQALIDRLLASLDDK; this is encoded by the coding sequence ATGAGCACCTCACTCTCCCCATTGCTTGCCCCGATGCTGTCGAGCGCCGCGATGCGCGCGATCTGCGACGACGCTGCGGCCTTGCAAAACATGCTGGATTTCGAGGCGGCGCTGGCGCGCGCCGAAGCCGCGCTGGGGGTCATTCCGGCAAGCGCTGCGGGACCGATCACGAATGCGTGCAGGGCCGAATCATTCGACCTCGCCGCGCTGGCTGAGGCCGCGACCAGGTCCGGCAACCTCGCCATCCCGCTGGTCAAGGCGCTGACGTCCAATGTCGCCAAGGCGGATGCCGAGGCGGCGCGCTATGTCCATTGGGGCGCGACCAGCCAGGACGTGATCGATAGCGGCGCCATGCTCGGGCTGCGCGCCGGCATCGATGCGCTGCTTGGCGATATTAATCGCGCCATTGCCGGCTTTGCCGGACTGGCGCGTCAACACCGCAATACCCCTGTCGTCGCCCGCACCTGGCTGCAGCATGCGCTGCCGATGCCGTTCGGACTGAAGCTCGCCGAATATGCCGCGGCGCTGCACCGCTCAAAACTGCGGCTGCAGCGCCTGCGCAGCGAGACGCTGGCGCTGCAATTCGGCGGCGCGGCCGGCACGCTCGCGGCGCTGGGCGACAACGGACTAAAGGTCGCGGAAGGACTGGCGGCGGAGCTCAAGCTGCCGCTGCCCGACGCGCCCTGGCACACCCACCGCGACCGCTTCGCGGAAGCCGCCTCGGTGCTTGCGATCGTTGCCGGCACCTGCGGCAAGATCGCGCGCGATGTTTCGCTGATGATGCAGACCGATGTCGGCGAAGCGTTCGAGCCCTCCGGCGAAGGCCGCGGCGGCTCCTCCACCATGCCGCACAAGCGCAATCCCGTCGCGGCGGCCAGTGCGCTGGCGGCAGCCACCATGGCCCCCAATCTTGCGGCGACGATCCTTGCCGCGCAAGTGCAGGATCACGAGCGCAGCGCCGGCCCCTGGCACGCGGAATGGCCGACGCTACCGACGCTACTACTCGTCACTTCGGGCGGGCTGGCGGCGATCGTCGATATCGCCGAGGGGCTGGAGATCGATGCGGCGCGCATGCGCAGCAATCTCGATGCGACGCATGGGCTGATCATGGCGGAAGCCGTCACCTTTGCGCTCGCCGATAAGATCGGCAAGAGCGACGCGCATCATCTGATCGAGGCGGCGAGCAAGAAGGCGGTCAAGGACAAGAAGCATCTGCGCGACGTCCTGACGGCGGATGCCAAGATCACCGCGCAGCTCGGCGCCGACAATATTGCAAAACTTTTCGAGCCGATGGCCTATCAGGGCGCTTCGCAAGCTCTGATAGACCGCCTGCTCGCTTCGCTGGACGACAAGTAA
- a CDS encoding AAA family ATPase: MTASALPKSVDGMLELLTSRGYLAERSLATVAYLSLRMGRPLFLEGEAGVGKTEIAKVLSAALGRKLIRLQCYEGLDVASAVYEWSSAAQMIAIRLAEAAGDTDREQLSSDIFAERFLIKRPLLQALEPDVAGAPVLLIDELDRADEAFEAYLLEILSDFQVTIPEFGTIKAPQPPIVIITSNRTREIHDALKRRCLYHWVDYPEAERELAIVKSRVPGISAKLSQQVVRFVQALRDQDFYKSPGVAETIDWATALTELDARSLTPQMVGDTLGALLKYQDDIARMQGDTLQKVLKEATSDN, translated from the coding sequence ATGACTGCATCGGCGCTGCCCAAATCCGTCGATGGCATGCTCGAGTTGTTGACCTCGCGCGGCTATCTGGCCGAGCGGTCGCTGGCGACGGTGGCCTATCTGTCGCTGCGCATGGGCCGGCCGCTGTTTCTCGAAGGCGAAGCTGGCGTCGGCAAGACCGAAATCGCAAAAGTGCTGTCGGCGGCGCTCGGGCGCAAGCTGATCCGCCTGCAATGCTACGAGGGATTGGACGTCGCCTCTGCCGTCTATGAGTGGAGCAGCGCCGCGCAGATGATTGCGATACGCTTGGCGGAAGCCGCCGGCGATACCGACCGCGAGCAATTATCGTCAGATATTTTCGCCGAGCGCTTCCTGATCAAGCGCCCGCTGCTGCAGGCGCTGGAGCCTGACGTCGCCGGCGCGCCGGTGCTCTTGATCGACGAACTCGACCGCGCCGACGAGGCGTTCGAGGCATATCTTCTGGAAATCCTCTCAGACTTCCAGGTCACGATCCCCGAGTTCGGCACCATCAAGGCGCCGCAGCCGCCGATCGTCATCATCACCTCGAACCGCACCCGCGAGATCCACGACGCGCTGAAGCGCCGCTGCCTCTATCACTGGGTCGATTATCCCGAAGCCGAGCGTGAGCTTGCAATCGTCAAGTCGCGCGTACCGGGCATTTCCGCAAAACTGTCGCAGCAGGTCGTCCGCTTCGTGCAGGCGCTGCGCGACCAGGATTTCTACAAGTCGCCGGGCGTCGCCGAGACCATCGACTGGGCCACCGCGCTGACCGAACTCGACGCCCGCTCGCTGACGCCGCAAATGGTGGGCGATACACTGGGCGCGCTGTTGAAATACCAGGACGACATCGCGCGCATGCAGGGCGACACGCTGCAGAAGGTTTTGAAGGAAGCGACGAGCGACAATTAA
- a CDS encoding FAD binding domain-containing protein, whose amino-acid sequence MYEFKYHRPATVRQAANLLVKNEDAKVIAGGHTLVPVMKQRLASPPHLVDLSHIEGLDAIEMKGRSLVIGATARHADVATSAIVGEAIPALAELAGGIGDPAVRHKGTIGGSLANNDPTADYPAAVLALGATIVTNKRRLKAEEFFQGLFTTALESDEIITKVMFPLPKKAAYIKFRNQASRYALVGVFAAKRPSDVRIAVTGAGSDGVFRATAFEEALKKRFSHKVLDGISVSADGLNSDLHGSAEYRAHLIGVLTRRAVEAATAK is encoded by the coding sequence ATGTACGAATTCAAATATCATCGTCCGGCGACTGTGCGGCAGGCCGCCAATCTGCTGGTGAAGAACGAAGACGCCAAGGTGATCGCCGGCGGCCACACGCTGGTGCCGGTCATGAAGCAGCGCCTTGCCAGCCCGCCGCATCTGGTCGACCTTTCCCATATCGAGGGGCTCGATGCCATCGAGATGAAGGGCCGTTCGCTGGTGATCGGCGCGACCGCCAGGCATGCCGACGTCGCGACATCCGCCATCGTCGGCGAAGCCATTCCGGCGCTCGCCGAACTCGCCGGCGGAATCGGCGATCCCGCGGTGCGCCACAAGGGCACCATCGGCGGCTCGCTCGCCAACAACGATCCGACCGCGGATTATCCCGCCGCCGTGCTTGCGCTCGGCGCCACCATCGTCACCAACAAGCGCCGCCTCAAGGCGGAAGAGTTTTTCCAGGGCCTGTTCACGACCGCGCTCGAAAGCGATGAGATCATCACCAAGGTGATGTTCCCGCTGCCGAAGAAGGCGGCCTACATCAAGTTCCGCAACCAGGCTTCGCGCTACGCGCTGGTTGGCGTGTTCGCCGCCAAGCGTCCATCGGACGTCCGCATCGCCGTCACCGGCGCCGGCTCGGACGGCGTGTTCCGCGCCACCGCCTTCGAAGAGGCGCTGAAGAAGCGTTTTTCGCACAAGGTGCTCGACGGCATCTCGGTGTCCGCCGACGGGCTGAACAGCGATCTGCACGGCAGCGCCGAATATCGCGCGCATCTGATCGGCGTGCTGACGCGCCGCGCCGTCGAAGCCGCGACGGCGAAGTAA